A window of the Cystobacter fuscus genome harbors these coding sequences:
- the serA gene encoding phosphoglycerate dehydrogenase — protein sequence MSTSPFPSPSTPISIEGPPKVLLLENIHPSAEEMFRAEGFEVERLKVALKPEELEQRIQGVHVLGIRSKTNVWEPALAKAPNLLAVGAFCIGTNQVDLKAANRHGTPVFNAPFSNTRSVAELVISEIIMLSRQLVDRIREVHAGQWRKVATGSYEVRGKTLGIIGYGHIGSQLGVLAESMGMRVLFHDVMTKLPLGNTRATATLDELLASSDFVTLHVPATASTEKMLGEAELARMRKGSFLINASRGTVVDIEALARTIRSGHIAGAAVDVYPEEPETNSDGFITPLQGLPNVILTPHIGGSTEEAQASIGKEVATSLIKFVKSGATTGAVNFPQVETPLIPKTHRILNVHRNTPGVLRDINRIVSDLNANIHAQVLSTDADIGYLLMDLDQNVGRPVCEAIAGLKTDIKTRIVT from the coding sequence ATGAGCACGTCTCCATTCCCGTCGCCCTCCACGCCCATCTCCATCGAAGGTCCCCCGAAAGTACTGTTGCTGGAGAACATCCACCCGTCCGCGGAGGAGATGTTCCGCGCGGAGGGCTTCGAGGTGGAGCGGCTCAAGGTAGCGCTCAAGCCCGAGGAGCTGGAGCAGCGCATCCAGGGCGTGCACGTGCTGGGCATCCGCAGCAAGACGAACGTGTGGGAGCCGGCGCTCGCCAAGGCTCCGAACCTGCTGGCCGTCGGCGCGTTCTGCATCGGCACCAACCAGGTGGACCTGAAGGCGGCCAACCGCCACGGCACGCCCGTGTTCAACGCGCCCTTCAGCAACACGCGCAGCGTGGCGGAGCTGGTGATCTCGGAGATCATCATGCTCAGCCGCCAGCTCGTGGACCGCATCCGCGAGGTGCACGCGGGCCAGTGGCGCAAGGTGGCCACGGGCAGCTACGAGGTGCGCGGCAAGACGCTGGGCATCATCGGCTATGGGCACATCGGCTCGCAGCTCGGCGTGCTGGCCGAGTCCATGGGCATGCGCGTCCTCTTCCATGACGTGATGACGAAGCTGCCGCTGGGCAACACGCGCGCCACGGCCACGCTGGACGAGCTGCTCGCGTCCTCGGACTTCGTGACGCTGCACGTGCCGGCCACGGCCTCCACGGAGAAGATGTTGGGCGAGGCGGAGCTGGCGCGCATGCGCAAGGGCTCCTTCCTCATCAACGCCAGCCGGGGCACGGTGGTGGACATCGAGGCGCTGGCGCGCACCATCCGCTCGGGCCACATCGCCGGCGCGGCGGTGGACGTGTACCCCGAGGAGCCGGAGACCAACAGCGACGGCTTCATCACCCCGCTGCAGGGGTTGCCCAACGTCATCCTCACCCCGCACATCGGCGGATCCACCGAGGAGGCCCAGGCATCCATCGGCAAGGAGGTGGCCACCTCGCTCATCAAGTTCGTCAAGAGCGGCGCCACCACGGGCGCGGTGAACTTCCCCCAGGTGGAGACGCCGCTGATCCCCAAGACGCACCGCATCCTCAACGTGCACCGCAACACGCCGGGCGTGCTGCGCGACATCAACCGCATCGTCTCGGACCTCAACGCCAACATCCACGCGCAGGTGCTCAGCACGGACGCGGACATCGGCTACCTGCTCATGGACCTGGACCAGAACGTGGGCCGCCCGGTGTGCGAGGCCATCGCGGGCCTCAAGACGGACATCAAGACGCGCATCGTCACCTGA
- a CDS encoding class I SAM-dependent methyltransferase has protein sequence MEWVERSDAFLQADVWLHDIVTRLQRGDVEANMFALYQGLHLLRRKCDREEWHVFCLESTRAHPLRGLLHLCPYSRHSYERPRGYAGDADLIDYVYSQRQTGAPPIGQSIYRFLYQQTGPQCVRERRMILAREIDTIAERVHQPRVLSIACGHLREAEVSRAVAERRVGQFLAMDQDTSSLEEVARQHPGGLVRPVCDNVRSIILGRSVFEPQDLIYSAGLYDYLSQNVAQRLTRRLFEMLRPGGRLVIANFALSTPDAGYLEAFMDWWLVYRDEEQMRDLAAEIEPAQVSRINLFRDSVGHVIYLELERH, from the coding sequence ATGGAGTGGGTCGAGCGAAGTGATGCCTTCCTACAGGCGGACGTGTGGTTGCACGACATCGTCACGCGGCTTCAACGGGGCGATGTCGAGGCCAACATGTTTGCCCTGTACCAGGGGCTCCACCTGTTGCGCCGCAAGTGCGACCGGGAGGAGTGGCACGTGTTCTGTCTCGAGTCCACGCGTGCCCACCCGCTGCGCGGGCTGTTGCACCTGTGTCCCTACTCGCGCCACAGCTACGAGCGCCCGAGAGGCTACGCGGGAGACGCGGACCTCATCGACTACGTCTACTCCCAGCGCCAGACCGGGGCGCCGCCCATCGGTCAGTCCATCTACCGCTTCCTGTATCAACAGACAGGGCCGCAGTGCGTGCGGGAGCGGCGGATGATCCTCGCGCGGGAGATCGACACCATCGCCGAGCGGGTGCACCAGCCCCGGGTGCTCTCCATCGCCTGTGGACACCTGCGCGAGGCCGAGGTGTCACGCGCCGTGGCCGAGCGCCGTGTCGGTCAGTTCCTCGCGATGGATCAGGACACGTCGAGCCTGGAAGAGGTGGCGCGCCAGCACCCGGGGGGCCTCGTGCGTCCCGTCTGTGACAACGTGCGCTCCATCATCCTGGGCCGCAGCGTCTTCGAGCCGCAGGATCTCATCTACTCGGCGGGCCTGTACGACTACCTGTCGCAGAACGTGGCCCAGCGCCTCACCCGGCGGCTCTTCGAGATGTTGCGTCCGGGGGGCCGGCTGGTGATCGCCAACTTCGCCCTGAGCACCCCCGACGCGGGCTACCTGGAGGCCTTCATGGACTGGTGGCTCGTCTACCGGGACGAGGAGCAGATGCGCGACCTGGCGGCGGAGATCGAGCCCGCGCAGGTCTCGCGCATCAACCTGTTCCGCGACAGCGTGGGCCACGTCATCTATCTGGAGCTGGAGCGCCATTGA
- a CDS encoding acyl carrier protein has protein sequence MEISNQLREFIRTTFLRGDNLELSDTTPLISSGLLDSTDVLELLLYMESEFDITVGDDDSGPENLDTLERITAFIEAKRAAGGAGDETRAQTREGSEPLAR, from the coding sequence ATGGAGATTTCCAACCAACTGCGTGAGTTCATCCGGACGACCTTCCTGCGAGGGGACAACCTCGAGTTGTCCGACACCACACCGCTCATCAGCTCGGGGCTGTTGGACTCGACGGACGTGCTCGAGCTGCTCCTTTATATGGAGAGTGAGTTCGACATCACCGTGGGTGATGACGACTCCGGACCGGAGAACCTGGACACCCTCGAGCGCATCACGGCCTTCATCGAGGCGAAGCGCGCGGCGGGCGGGGCCGGGGACGAGACACGGGCGCAGACGCGGGAGGGAAGCGAGCCCCTCGCGCGCTGA
- a CDS encoding SRPBCC family protein has translation MPKKILIAFASLLGLLLVIGLLLPTTYRVERSLLILAPPEAVYARVAQPRHWGEWTPWNTERYPGGQWMFGGPELGAGSVRTWEGGPLGRGTLSLSEADPKTGVAYQASLDGGRFSARGRISLASVEGGTQVTWVDEGSLGRSPLRRYLAPFIRSRLGAGIEQGLGRLKQVVESSEVVAPSGETPAVTGPTPSALPDAPGASPVIAAPPVLPSAEPTVSAPTPDSTATPSPGGTPPSLTPDPAVTAPASPTDGGAVSAPAPEQPAQASTGGSSPVDAGAAVPPPAAPGDAGAPR, from the coding sequence ATGCCCAAGAAGATCCTCATCGCCTTCGCGAGCCTGCTGGGGCTCCTGCTCGTCATTGGCCTGTTGCTGCCGACGACGTACCGTGTCGAGCGCTCGCTGCTCATCCTCGCACCCCCCGAGGCGGTGTACGCCCGGGTGGCCCAGCCTCGGCACTGGGGGGAGTGGACTCCCTGGAACACGGAGCGCTACCCCGGTGGGCAGTGGATGTTCGGAGGGCCGGAGCTGGGCGCGGGCTCGGTGCGGACCTGGGAGGGGGGTCCCCTGGGCCGTGGCACGCTCTCCCTCTCCGAGGCGGACCCGAAGACGGGCGTGGCCTATCAAGCGTCGCTGGATGGGGGCCGGTTCTCCGCGCGGGGCCGCATCTCCCTCGCGTCCGTGGAGGGGGGCACCCAGGTGACGTGGGTGGACGAGGGAAGCCTTGGCCGCAGCCCCCTGCGACGCTACCTCGCGCCCTTCATCCGTTCCCGCCTGGGCGCTGGCATCGAGCAGGGACTCGGCCGCCTCAAGCAGGTGGTGGAGTCGTCGGAGGTCGTCGCCCCTTCCGGGGAGACACCCGCCGTGACCGGGCCCACCCCTTCCGCTCTCCCCGACGCTCCTGGCGCTTCTCCCGTGATCGCGGCTCCGCCCGTTCTCCCCTCCGCCGAGCCCACGGTGTCCGCGCCCACGCCAGATTCCACCGCGACGCCGTCCCCGGGGGGCACGCCGCCTTCGCTCACCCCGGACCCGGCCGTGACGGCGCCGGCGTCGCCCACCGATGGGGGCGCGGTGTCCGCCCCGGCCCCGGAGCAGCCCGCGCAGGCCTCGACGGGCGGCTCCTCGCCAGTGGATGCCGGTGCCGCCGTGCCCCCGCCCGCCGCGCCGGGGGACGCGGGAGCGCCCCGTTAG
- a CDS encoding FAD-binding oxidoreductase — protein MADVLPEAFLRAVAEGFPADFLTREPSELQEYGRDWTRVHTPAPSAVAFPRTTEEVARLLALCDAHRVPVVPSGGRTGLAAGAVAARGELVLSLRRMTRMEPVELLGNTVRVQAGAVTEAVHQHCAEHGLTWPVDFASKGSSQVGGNIATNAGGVKVIRYGLTRQWVLGLQVVTAQGKVLELNGSLEKNNTGADLRQLFIGSEGTLGVITEATLKLTPLPGKQDVFLFAVPDVAAVLRLFREARRAPLLLSAYEFFTDKCLARVQRHRKLRSPFEAPSGCYVLMEAEGKDANAVEEWLGSLFERGLVTDGTLAQSPSQASELWALRESISESLSATGLPHKNDVSLPVAALEAFCSELDSVFRERYPDWEIALFGHIGDGNLHINIMKPEGMEKAEFLARTRQADPTLFELVRKHGGSISAEHGIGLLKKDYLSYSRSPAELEMLRTLKRALDPNNILNPGKILDV, from the coding sequence ATGGCCGATGTGCTTCCCGAAGCGTTCCTGCGCGCCGTGGCCGAAGGGTTCCCGGCGGACTTCCTCACCCGTGAGCCGAGCGAGCTCCAGGAGTACGGACGCGATTGGACCCGGGTCCATACGCCCGCGCCCTCGGCGGTGGCCTTTCCGCGCACCACCGAGGAGGTGGCGCGCCTGCTCGCCCTGTGCGACGCGCACCGCGTCCCCGTGGTGCCCTCCGGTGGGCGCACGGGGCTCGCGGCGGGCGCGGTGGCGGCGCGGGGCGAGCTGGTGCTGTCGCTGCGGCGGATGACCCGGATGGAGCCGGTGGAGCTGCTGGGCAACACGGTGCGGGTGCAGGCGGGCGCGGTGACGGAGGCGGTGCACCAGCACTGCGCCGAGCATGGCCTCACCTGGCCGGTGGACTTCGCCTCCAAGGGCTCCAGTCAGGTGGGGGGCAACATCGCCACCAACGCGGGCGGCGTGAAGGTCATCCGCTATGGCCTCACCCGCCAGTGGGTGCTCGGCCTGCAGGTGGTGACGGCCCAGGGCAAGGTGCTGGAGCTCAACGGCTCGCTGGAGAAGAACAACACCGGGGCGGACCTGCGCCAGCTCTTCATCGGCAGCGAGGGCACGCTGGGCGTCATCACCGAGGCCACCCTCAAGCTCACGCCGCTGCCGGGCAAGCAGGACGTGTTCCTCTTCGCCGTGCCGGACGTGGCCGCCGTGCTGCGGCTGTTCCGCGAGGCGCGCCGCGCGCCGCTGCTCCTGAGCGCCTACGAGTTCTTCACCGACAAGTGCCTCGCGCGCGTGCAGCGCCACCGCAAGCTGCGCTCGCCCTTCGAGGCGCCCAGTGGCTGCTACGTGCTGATGGAGGCCGAGGGCAAGGACGCCAACGCGGTGGAGGAATGGCTGGGCTCGCTCTTCGAGCGCGGGCTGGTGACGGACGGCACCCTGGCGCAGAGCCCCTCGCAGGCCAGTGAGCTGTGGGCGCTGCGCGAGAGCATCAGCGAGAGCCTGTCGGCCACGGGGCTGCCCCACAAGAACGACGTGTCGCTGCCGGTGGCCGCGCTGGAGGCCTTCTGCTCCGAGCTGGACTCGGTCTTCCGCGAGCGCTACCCGGACTGGGAGATCGCCCTGTTCGGCCACATCGGGGACGGCAACCTGCACATCAACATCATGAAGCCCGAGGGCATGGAGAAGGCCGAGTTCCTCGCGCGCACCAGGCAGGCGGACCCCACCCTGTTCGAGCTGGTGCGCAAGCACGGCGGCAGCATCTCCGCCGAGCACGGCATCGGCCTGCTCAAGAAGGACTACCTGTCCTACTCGCGCTCGCCCGCGGAACTGGAGATGCTGCGCACGCTCAAGCGCGCCCTGGACCCGAACAACATCCTCAACCCGGGGAAGATCCTCGACGTGTGA
- a CDS encoding STAS/SEC14 domain-containing protein — protein MPFQITVHEADRIIDVVYPPQPSAEDVADYLKRIRETILRLNGPWSALVDQEQLRVMSPEMVDTMASLNAFAQLNGMKRSARVVSDAASGLQAWRMTKRALLTIPTRTFETREAALAWLRHPDDE, from the coding sequence ATGCCCTTTCAGATCACCGTCCACGAGGCGGATCGCATCATCGACGTCGTCTATCCTCCGCAGCCCAGCGCGGAGGACGTGGCGGACTACCTCAAGCGCATCCGCGAGACGATCCTCCGCCTCAACGGGCCGTGGAGCGCCCTGGTGGACCAGGAGCAGCTCCGGGTGATGTCGCCGGAGATGGTGGACACCATGGCGAGCCTCAACGCCTTCGCGCAGCTCAACGGCATGAAGCGCTCGGCGCGCGTGGTGAGCGACGCGGCGTCGGGGTTGCAGGCCTGGCGCATGACCAAGCGGGCGCTGTTGACCATTCCCACCCGGACCTTCGAGACGCGAGAAGCGGCCCTGGCGTGGCTGCGCCATCCCGACGACGAGTGA